A stretch of the Capsicum annuum cultivar UCD-10X-F1 chromosome 8, UCD10Xv1.1, whole genome shotgun sequence genome encodes the following:
- the LOC107839992 gene encoding pentatricopeptide repeat-containing protein At2g06000, with protein sequence MPLWVQRASNIFFIARLHAQSSYYPSISHGPQSVWFTKIVCLLCFHHSQNLDLLFSSDYFRQHLDPHIAFTVIHHINNNLNNPGLAFRFFQCTRISLNLVHCIGSFNLLLRSLCQMGFHDNAALVFKYMKADGFVLENSILESVVLGLANAGKFEFAKEILMHQAELVREEGSVVRPFVYNSLLSLLMKRRRVDEAVDFFKDYVLRSERLFPDTCSFNTVIRGLCRVGGVDKAFEFFNDMGSFGCFPDIVTYNTLINGLCAVGQVDRAQGLLRNLELQDGLSPDVVTYTSVISGYCKLGRMDEAINMMDEMITYGINPNLVTFNILINGFGKTGDMFSAIKMYGRMCAVGYHPDVVTFTSLIDGYCRTGELDQGVKLWDEMNSRHLSPNLYTFSVLINALSKENRLNEARELLRQLKLRDDIVPQPFVYNPVLDGFCKAGNLNEANVIAAEMESKGCCHDKITFTILILGHCMKGRMFEATAIFDKMLSLGCVPDDITVSCLTSCLLKAGMAKEAYKVRLASSKDLKPDLSSSKQSVPFKTCLDIPVAV encoded by the coding sequence ATGCCCTTGTGGGTTCAAAGGGCGTCCAATATTTTCTTCATTGCTCGTTTACATGCTCAATCTTCTTATTATCCATCAATATCTCACGGACCTCAATCCGTTTGGTTTACTAAAATTGTATGTCTCCTATGTTTTCACCATTctcaaaatcttgatttattgTTCAGTTCTGATTATTTCCGTCAGCATTTGGATCCGCATATTGCTTTCACCGTTATTCATCATATTAACAACAATTTGAATAACCCCGGGTTGGCATTTCGTTTTTTCCAATGTACTAGGATTAGTTTGAATCTTGTTCATTGTATTGGGAGTTTTAATTTGCTTTTGAGGTCACTTTGTCAAATGGGGTTTCATGATAACGCGGCGTTAGTGTTTAAGTATATGAAAGCTGATGGGTTTGTATTAGAAAATTCGATTTTGGAAAGTGTAGTATTAGGACTTGCAAATGCGGGGAAATTCGAGTTTGCGAAAGAGATTTTGATGCATCAAGCTGAGTTAGTTAGGGAGGAGGGTAGTGTTGTTAGgccttttgtatataatagtctTTTGAGTTTGCTAATGAAGCGGCGTAGGGTAGATGAAGCTgttgatttttttaaagattatgtTTTGAGGTCAGAGAGATTGTTTCCGGATACCTGTAGTTTTAACACAGTGATTCGCGGGCTTTGTCGAGTTGGAGGAGTTGATAAAGCATTTGAGTTTTTCAATGACATGGGAAGTTTTGGTTGTTTCCCTGATATTGTAACGTATAACACACTTATAAATGGGCTGTGTGCTGTTGGTCAAGTGGACAGGGCACAAGGTTTGTTAAGGAATCTTGAGCTACAAGATGGATTGTCACCTGATGTCGTGACGTATACCTCTGTTATCTCTGGTTATTGCAAGTTGGGTAGGATGGACGAGGCTATTAATATGATGGATGAAATGATTACTTATGGTATTAATCCAAATCTGGTTACTTTTAACATTCTTATTAATGGTTTTGGCAAGACAGGAGACATGTTTTCCGCTATAAAAATGTACGGGAGGATGTGTGCTGTTGGTTACCATCCTGATGTTGTTACCTTCACTTCTCTCATTGACGGTTATTGTCGGACTGGAGAGTTAGACCAGGGCGTAAAGCTATGGGATGAAATGAACAGCAGACATTTGTCTCCAAACTTATATACTTTTTCCGTTCTTATCAATGCTTTGAGCAAGGAGAATAGGCTAAATGAAGCTCGAGAATTGTTGAGGCAATTGAAATTGAGGGATGATATTGTCCCCCAACCATTTGTATACAACCCTGTGCTTGATGGATTTTGCAAGGCTGGTAACCTGAACGAAGCAAATGTTATCGCAGCAGAAATGGAGAGCAAAGGGTGTTGCCATGATAAAATCACCTTCACCATTCTCATTCTTGGGCATTGCATGAAAGGAAGAATGTTTGAAGCTACGGCCATTTTTGATAAGATGCTGTCATTGGGTTGTGTCCCCGATGATATCACAGTAAGTTGTTTGACATCATGCCTTCTAAAAGCTGGGATGGCGAAGGAAGCTTATAAAGTAAGGCTCGCTTCATCAAAGGACTTGAAACCGGATTTATCATCTTCAAAACAATCTGTACCATTCAAGACATGTTTGGATATCCCAGTGGCTGTTTAG